The following are from one region of the Desulfovibrio desulfuricans genome:
- the hisG gene encoding ATP phosphoribosyltransferase: MSADTMPIIKLGVPKGSLEEATINLFERAGWKIRKHTRNYFPDINDPQITASLCRVQEIGEYIEAGVLDVGITGLDWLTERNHEDKVVRVSDLVYSKTSNRPCRWVLAVAGDSPYQKAADLAGKRIATELQGLTQRYFDREGVKVDVFYSWGATEAKVVEGLADGIVEVTETGTTIRAHGLRIIDEVMVSYPVLIANKKAWEDPAKRAKIEQLDLLLQGALKAENLVALKMNAPADNLAAILEMLPSLNSPTVSPLRDTHWLSVESVVQIDVVRDLIPRLRLAGAEGIIEYALNKVI; the protein is encoded by the coding sequence ATGAGCGCGGATACCATGCCCATCATCAAGCTTGGCGTGCCCAAGGGCTCGCTGGAAGAAGCCACCATCAACCTTTTTGAACGCGCGGGCTGGAAAATCCGCAAACATACGCGCAACTATTTTCCCGACATCAACGACCCGCAGATCACTGCCTCGCTCTGCCGCGTGCAGGAAATCGGCGAATACATCGAAGCTGGCGTGCTGGACGTGGGCATCACCGGCCTTGACTGGCTGACCGAGCGCAACCACGAAGACAAAGTGGTGCGCGTTTCCGACCTCGTATATTCCAAGACCTCCAACCGCCCCTGCCGCTGGGTGCTGGCCGTGGCGGGCGATTCGCCCTACCAGAAGGCCGCCGACCTCGCGGGCAAGCGCATCGCCACAGAGCTTCAAGGCCTGACGCAGCGCTATTTTGACCGCGAAGGCGTTAAGGTTGACGTGTTCTATTCGTGGGGCGCGACCGAAGCCAAGGTCGTGGAAGGTCTGGCTGACGGCATTGTGGAAGTGACCGAAACCGGCACTACCATCCGCGCTCACGGCCTGCGCATTATTGACGAGGTCATGGTTTCCTACCCCGTGCTCATTGCCAATAAAAAAGCATGGGAAGACCCCGCCAAGCGCGCCAAAATCGAACAGCTTGATCTGCTGCTCCAGGGTGCGCTCAAGGCAGAAAATCTGGTGGCCCTCAAGATGAACGCGCCAGCAGACAATCTGGCAGCCATCCTTGAAATGCTGCCCTCGCTCAATTCGCCCACGGTTTCGCCCCTGCGCGACACCCACTGGCTCTCGGTGGAATCCGTGGTGCAGATTGATGTTGTGCGCGATCTGATTCCCCGTCTGCGCCTTGCTGGCGCAGAGGGCATCATTGAATACGCGCTG